The following proteins are encoded in a genomic region of Bacillus sp. FJAT-22090:
- a CDS encoding DUF4279 domain-containing protein — translation MEKVLYVGFWICSLIDCHPKGHFNPKDVTKLLEVIPTHYQAFEPEYRGNPRELIPGTSLRASWIYQIGGKYSSSPYLFFEQLIEQILKVVLTETNIYKINKLKKQYNFTCELHIHHFTDSELINSLIVPEEMITALAEVKGHMALHHHKKPAIEYGAYHYKRIFEL, via the coding sequence ATGGAAAAGGTATTATATGTAGGATTTTGGATCTGTTCTCTCATTGATTGTCACCCAAAGGGACATTTTAACCCGAAGGATGTAACTAAGCTATTAGAGGTAATACCTACTCATTATCAAGCATTTGAACCAGAGTACAGAGGAAATCCTAGAGAACTTATTCCAGGAACATCTCTCCGTGCATCATGGATTTATCAAATAGGTGGGAAATATAGTTCAAGTCCATATCTATTTTTTGAACAACTTATCGAACAAATATTAAAAGTAGTGCTTACGGAAACAAATATATATAAAATTAATAAGCTAAAGAAACAATACAATTTTACATGTGAATTACACATACATCATTTTACCGATTCTGAATTGATCAATTCATTAATAGTTCCGGAAGAAATGATTACAGCTCTAGCTGAAGTAAAAGGACATATGGCTTTACACCACCATAAAAAGCCCGCTATAGAATATGGTGCATATCACTACAAGAGAATATTTGAACTTTAA
- a CDS encoding NAD(P)/FAD-dependent oxidoreductase yields MRKLVLLGGGYGNMRILLRLLPNNLPDDVEITLIDRTPFHSLKTEFYALAAGTASDNEIRVAFPESGKLTIKYGEVLEIDVDSKQVLLEDGQAVGYDDLVIGLGCEDKYHSVPGADEFTYSIQTIGRSRDTYNKLGGLPSGSVVGIVGAGLSGIELASELRESRPDLRIKLFDRSERVLRDFPERLSKYVKKWFDTNDVEVVSNSNITKVEPNKLYNHQEVIPVDVVVWTAGIQPAAPVRALPGEKDKSGRVILTQYHDLPSYENVFVVGDCASLPFAPSAQLAEEQAEQIVKVLQARWKGQALPENMPEIKLKGFMGSLGKKQGFAYLADISVTGRIARLMKSGLLWMYKRHNG; encoded by the coding sequence ATGCGAAAGTTAGTATTGTTAGGTGGAGGATATGGTAATATGCGTATTTTACTTCGTTTATTGCCAAATAACTTACCAGATGATGTAGAAATCACATTAATTGACCGAACGCCATTTCATAGTTTAAAGACTGAGTTTTATGCGTTAGCAGCTGGTACAGCTTCTGATAATGAAATTCGAGTAGCATTTCCGGAAAGCGGAAAGTTAACGATAAAGTATGGAGAAGTTTTAGAAATTGATGTAGATAGTAAACAAGTTTTATTAGAAGATGGGCAAGCTGTCGGATACGACGATCTAGTTATAGGTCTAGGGTGTGAAGATAAGTATCATAGTGTACCTGGTGCAGATGAATTTACTTATAGCATTCAGACAATCGGGCGTTCTCGTGACACATACAACAAACTAGGTGGACTTCCTTCAGGTTCAGTAGTTGGGATTGTTGGTGCGGGACTTAGCGGTATTGAGCTTGCAAGTGAACTTCGTGAAAGTCGTCCAGATTTGAGGATCAAACTTTTTGATCGTAGTGAACGTGTATTAAGAGATTTTCCGGAACGATTAAGTAAATATGTAAAAAAATGGTTTGATACTAACGATGTAGAAGTTGTAAGCAACTCGAATATTACAAAGGTAGAGCCAAATAAATTATACAATCATCAAGAAGTTATTCCTGTAGACGTTGTAGTATGGACTGCAGGAATTCAACCTGCTGCACCGGTACGTGCATTACCAGGCGAAAAAGACAAATCGGGTCGTGTCATTTTAACACAGTATCATGATTTACCAAGCTACGAAAATGTATTTGTCGTAGGGGACTGTGCTTCACTTCCTTTTGCACCAAGTGCGCAACTTGCGGAAGAACAAGCAGAACAGATTGTAAAAGTATTGCAAGCACGTTGGAAGGGACAAGCTCTTCCAGAGAACATGCCTGAAATTAAGCTTAAAGGCTTTATGGGCTCTCTTGGTAAAAAACAGGGATTTGCTTACTTAGCAGATATTTCTGTAACAGGTCGTATCGCAAGACTAATGAAATCAGGATTGCTTTGGATGTATAAGCGACACAATGGATAA
- a CDS encoding YuzD family protein, whose protein sequence is MTTQAINIEIFGADIVCASCVNAPSSKDTYEWLQAAIDRKFPNHQVSFTYIDIEKPIENKKYQTIANRIADDEFFYPLVMLNEEVIGEGYIQLKPVYAALEKYGYVSEKE, encoded by the coding sequence TCGGTGCTGATATAGTATGTGCAAGTTGCGTAAATGCACCATCCTCTAAGGATACATACGAATGGCTACAAGCAGCAATCGATAGAAAATTTCCAAATCACCAAGTATCATTCACTTATATCGATATTGAAAAGCCAATTGAGAATAAAAAATATCAAACCATTGCTAATAGAATTGCTGATGACGAATTTTTCTACCCTCTTGTTATGCTCAATGAAGAAGTCATTGGGGAAGGATATATTCAATTAAAACCAGTATATGCAGCCCTTGAGAAGTATGGCTATGTTAGTGAAAAAGAATAG